In the genome of Xanthomonas hortorum pv. pelargonii, the window CACTGGCGCATCGGCAGGCAGTGCCACCATCACTGGCGCGCTTTCCACATCGTCGGTCTGGCGCATTGCGTTGCCGCTGCGCGACAGCCGTGCCAGCACCTGCACTTTGTCCAGCGACGCCAGCGTGCGCGTTGGCATCGGGCTGTCGCCATCGTCCAGGGTGATGGTCAACGGCAGCTCGCTCAGCGCGTGTTTTTCCACCGCTACCGGCATCGGGGTCTCTGCGGCACGTGCGATGACGAACACGCTGGTGTCGCCGGGCAAGCCGGCGCGTTTGGCGAACTCGGCATCCAGCGTCACGCGCACCTGGATGCGTTTGCCACTGGTCGTATTTGTAGCAGGCACAGCCGGTGCCTGGATCGGCGCCAGGCTGGCTTCCTGGCGTGCGGCGTTGATCTGTTCAAGCAGGCCGGGGCGGGTAGAGGCATCGACCACAGCGAGCAACGGCGTCCAGGTCTCGCTGGCCTTGGCCGGCTGACCGGCCTGGCGCTGCACCACACCGAGAAACCAGCGTGCGCGTTGATGGTCCGGTTGCACCGCCAACGCATGTTCGAGCAGGCGCATGGCCTGCGGGTCGGGGCGCCCGCTGTCGTCGGCGAGCATGCGCGATTGCGCGGCAGCCACCAGCACGTCCGGCTCATCCGGGCGCAACGCAACCGCGCGCGCAAATGCATCGCGCGCTTGCGCGAATTGCTGTTGGCTGGACAGCGAGCGGCCCAGCAATACCCAGCCTTCGGCCTGATCGGGATTGCGCGCCAGTGCCGCGCGCAGTTGCACGATGGCTTCGTCCAGCGAGCGTGGTGTGGCCGGTCGATTGGCCGGCTGTTCGATCGCGCTCGGCGTGCCGACCAGCCAATACAAGGCCGCGCTCGCCGCCAGCAACAACACCGCGACGCTGGTAGCCAGACCGCGTGTCTGGCGCCACAGCGGCCGCAGCGCCACACCAAAGGCCAGCAATGCCAGTAACACCACCGCAACGACGAAGCCAACCATCACCACTCCTGCTCATCGGCGGGCAAGGCGGGCGCAGCAACGCTGCGTCTGCGCACCACGAACACAACCGCGCCACCGCCCAGCAACAACACCAGCAGCGGGCCGAACCACAGCAACCAGGTGCGCGATTCCACCCGCGGGCGATACAGCACGAACTCGCCGTAACGGGCGACCAGAAACTGGCGGATCTGCCTATCGCTGCGGCCTTCGTGCATCAACGCCAACACTTCGCGGCGCAGGTCCTGGGCGATTTGCGCATTGGAATCGGCCAGCGACTGGTTCTGGCATTGCACGCAACGTAATTCGGCGGTCAACGCGTGGAAGCGTGCTTCTTCTTCGGCCGATGCGTAACGCAGCGGCGCCGGGTCGCCGACCGGCTGGGCCAGGGCCAGCCAGGGCAACAACAGCAGCGTCAGCAGCCAGGCGCGCATCATCGGCTGGTGTGCAGATCCGGTGCGGCGCTGGGCGAGCGTTCGATCTTGCTCAGCGCCGGAATCAGCTGGGTGTCGATGATGGATTGGGTGAGCATGCCGCTGTACTTCCAGCGCACCACGCCGCGCCCGTCGACCAGAAAGGTTTCCGGCGCCGCGGCAATACCGAAGTCGATCGCGGTACGGCCGTCTTTGTCGGCGACCACCAGCAGATACGGGTTGCCCAGTTGTTCGAGCCAGCGCAGCGCATCGGTGCGCTCGTCCTTCCAGTTGTAGCCGATCACGCGCACGCGCTTGGTCAGTGCGAAGCGGCTCAGCACCGGGTGTTCTTCGCGGCAGGCCGGGCACCAGCTGCCCCACACGTTGATGATGTAGGGGGCGCCGCGCAGCTCGCGCGCATGCACCACGATGCTGGGGTCGTGCAGCAGCGGCAGCGCGAAATCCGGCGCAGGCTTGCCGATCAATGCCGAGGGCAGGGCATCGCGATCGTCCTGACCGGAACGCACCACCGCGTAGACCAGCAGCGCTGCAAGCGCGAGCAGCAGCACGATGGCGCCTACCAGGACCGCAGTGGGCAGGCGGGGTGAACGTGACTCAACCATCTTGGATCTCCGAAGAACGACGAAAACGCCGGTCGGCCGCGGTGACCAGGCCACCGAGCGCCATCAGCAGCGCTCCGAGCCAGATCCAGCGGACGAACGGTTTGAGGTGGACGCGCACCGCCCAGGCCTGATTGCCCAGCGGTTCGCCAAGGGCGACATACAGATCGCCGAATGGACCGGGGCGGATCGCCGCCTCGGTCAAGGTCTGCCCGCCGCTGGCGTAGCGGCGTTTTTCCGCATGCAGCATGCCCACCGGCGCATCGTCCTTGAACACCTGCAGGTTGGCACGATCGGAGACGTAATTGGGGCCGCGCAATTCTTCGACGTGATCGAAGTGCAGCGCGTAGCGGCCGATCTGCATCTGCTCACCGGGCGCCAACGCGACCTCGCGTTGCAGGCTCAGCGATTCCACCAGCAGCGCACCGGCCAGGAACACCGCCACGCCCAGATGCGCCAGCACCATGCCGAGCATTTCGGCGGTGAATTTCCGTCCCTTGGCCGCGCGCCGCGTCCACAGGAAGCGCAACGTGCCCAACAGCACCCACACCGCGCCGGCCACACCGATCGCCGCTTTCAGCTGACCCTGCGGGGCGGCGAACCATGCCAGCACGCCTGCGGCAACCGCCAGGCCCGCCCAGGGCGCCAGCATCGCCAACGGGCGCGAGGCCTGTTCGCGCTGCCAGCGGGTCAGCGGGCCGAACGGCAGCAGCGCCACCAGCGGCGCCATCAACACCAAAAACAGCGTGCCGAAGTAGGGCGGGCCCACCGACAACTTGCCCAAGCCCAAGGCGTCGGCCAGCAGCGGATACAGCGTGCCTAGCAGCACCATCGCGCAGGCGCAGGTGAGCAGCAGGTTATTCAACAGCAACAAGGTTTCGCGCGAGCTGCCGGCAAACGCGCGGCGCGGATCGTCCACCATCGACAAGCGCGGCGCGCGAATCGCATACAGCACCAGTGAGCCACCGACCACCGCCAGCAGGAACACCAGAATAAACAGCCCGCGCGAGGGATCGGCCGCGAACGAATGCACGCTGGTCAGCACGCCCGAGCGCACCAAAAACGTACCCAATAGCGACAATGAAAATGCAGCGATCGCCAGCAATAACGTCCAGCTGGCGAAGTTGCCGCGCTTTTCGGTCACCGCCTGCGAATGCAGCAACGCAGTGCCCACCAGCCACGGCATGAAACTGGCGTTTTCCACCGGGTCCCAGAACCACCAGCCACCCCAGCCCAATTCGTAATACGCCCACCAGCTGCCCAGCGCGATGCCGACGGTGAGCATCGACCAGGCCACATTGGTCCACGGCCGCGTCCAGCGCAGCCAGCGTGCATCCATCCGGCCTTCCAGCAGCGCGGCGATGGCGAAGGCGAACGGCACCGCAAAGCCGACGTAGCCGCAATACAGCATCGGCGGATGGATGATCAGGCCTGGGTCCTGGAGCAACGGATTGAGGTCGGCTCCTTCCAGCGGTACCGGAAACAACCGCGCAAACGGATTGGAGGTGAACAGCAAGAACGCCAGGAACCCAATACTCACCAGCGCCATCACCCCGAGCACGCGGGCAATGACATGCGCGGGTAGCTGCCGCGACCACAGCGCCACCGCGCCGGTCCACAGCGCCAGCACCAGCGTCCACAGCAGCAGCGATCCTTCGTGCGCGCCCCACACTGCCGAGTAGCGATACATCACCGGCAACAAACTGTTGGAATTCTCAGCGACGTAGCGCACCGAAAAGTCCTGCACCAGGAAGGCATGCATCAGCAGCGCGAATGCTGCGGCGATCAGGCCCAATTGCACCAGCGCGGCCGGCCGCGCGACCGCCATCCAGCTGCTGTGCCCGCGCTGCGCGCCGGCCAGCGGCAGCGCGGCCTGCACCAACGCCACCAGCAACGCCAGAATCAGCAGGAAGGTGCCGAGCTCAGGCAGCATCGGGCAGGCGCGTTTTTGACGATGAAGCGGTGCAGCGATTGCGCGCGCAATGACGAGGCCTCATCGATGCAGCGTCGGCGTAGCGTTGCGCAGCTACGGCGACGTTGTCAGCCAGGCTGCTTTCGCGCCAGCCACCATCTTGCAGCAACGCCACGGTCGTACCGACATCTGCCATCAACGCAGCCCTCCAGCCTGGTCCGCCGCCGCCGGCACATCGTGCTTGCGATGCGCGCTGCCCATCTTGTCGGCGACTTCCTTCGGCATATAGGTCTCGTCGTGCTTGGCCAGGATATCTTCGGCCACGAATACGCCTTGCTGCATGCGACCGGTCGCCACCACCGCCTGCCCCTCGCGAAACAGGTCCGGCAGGATGCGGTCGTAGCGCACCTGTAACTGCGCATCGCCATCGGTGACGCGGAACTGCGCTTCCAGCGAGCCGGACGCGCGTTTGAACGAGCCTTTTTCCACCATGCCGCCGAGCCGGAAACGCGCATGGTCGCCAGCGTCGCCACGCAGTACTTCCGACGGTGTGTACAGATAGGCCACATTGCGCTGCAGTGCCATCGCCACCAGCGTGGTCGCCAGCCCGCCGGCCAGCACCAGCGCGATCACCAGCCACATCCGGCGGCGCCGTTGCGGGTTCACCGGATCAGCTCCGCATCGGTGGGCACCGCCGCGCGCTTGCGCTCGCGCAGGCGCCGCGCCTGCGCAATCTTCAAGGCGCGGCGCACCTGCCAGCGGCCGGCGATCAGGTCCCACAGCAGTACCAGCACGAACACCGCGTAGGCGGCGATGACGTAGGGCAGGTAGCTCATGCCGCGCCCTCCGGGGCATCGCGCACGATCCAGGCCTTGCCGGCCTCGCGGCGCAGGTTGTCGGCGCGCGCGCGCGTCAGCAGCGAACCGGCGAACCAGAACTTGGTGCCGATCACCATCAGCCACAGCGGCAGCAACATGCTCGCATCGATGGTCGAGGGGCCAAGCAGGCGAATGCTCTGGCCTTGATGCAGCGAGTTCCACCACACCACCGAATAGCGGATCACCGGCAGCAGCGCCACGCCGACAATCGCCAGCAACGCGGCCGCGCGCGCGGCCTGACGTCGATCGTCGATGGCGTGATACAGGCCGATCACGCCCAGATACAGAAACAACAGGATCAATTCGGTGGTCAGGCGCGGGTCCCAATCCCACCAGGCGCCCCACATCGGCTTGCCCCAGATGCTTCCCGTTAGCAAGGTGATCACGGTGAACGCAGCGCCGATCGGCGCGCACGCCATCGCCAGAATTTCGCAGATCTTGATACGCCAGATCAGCGCAATCGCCGCATACACCGCCATCAAGCCGAACACGAACAGGCTCATCCACGCGCTGGGCACATGGATGTAGAGAATGCGGAAGCTGTCGCCTTGCTGGTAATCGGCCGGCACCGCGAACAAGGCCTGCCAGATGCCCAAGCCAAGCAGCACCGCGGCCAGCGCATAGCACCACGGCGCCCAGCGCGCAGTAAAACGGTCAAAGATCGGGGGTGAGGCGAGTTGGTGGAACCAGTGGACGACGACGTTCATACGATGGCAGTAGCCCTTGGAATGGCATTAGCTCTCGAAACAGCAGGGGCGCTTGCAACTGAAATAGCGCTTGCAACTGCAATGGCGCTCGGCGCTGTGCGCCTCATCACCACCGCATCGATCACACACTCAGCTCAGCGAAATGCGGATCGCGGCAGCCGCAGCCAGCGGTGCCAGGACCACGCCAATCACCAAGCCGGCGCCCAACAACAACAACGCACCCACCGCATCCTGTCCTTGTCCACTTGCCGCAACACTGCCGGCACCGAACACCAGCACCGGCACATACAACGGCAACGCCAACAACGCCACGAGAATACCAGAGCGTTTCATCGTCACCGTCAGCGCTGCAACCACGGCGCCGAGCAGACTTAAAAGCGGTGTTCCCAGCGCCAACGATGCCAGCAACACGGGGAGTTGGTCATGTGGCAGGTGCAGCAATTCGCCCAGCAGCGGCGTCACCGCAATCAGCGGCAACGCGCTGGTCGCCCAGTGCAGCAGCACGCGTACCGCGATCAGCCACGCCAACGGCACCGGCGCCAGCAGCCATTGCTCCATCGAGCCGTCTTCCACATCGCTGCGGAACAACGCATCCAGCGACAGTAAGCCGGCCAGCAGTACCGACAACCACAGCACTGCCGGCGCGGCCTGCGCCAGCAGGTCCGGGCGTCCGCCCAGGCCCAGCGCGAACAACACCACGATCAGCAGGGCGAACAGGGCCGGCTGCAGCGCATCGCTGCGACGGCGCCACAGCAATTGCAGATCGCGGCTTAGCAAGGCGCGCGCGGCCTGCCATAGCGAGGGTTGTGGCGAATGCAGGCTCATGCCGCCGCCTCCAGCGTGAGCATGCGTGTGCGCACCGGCGGCGCCGCGTAGGCGCCGTGGGTGGTGACCAGCGCCGCGCCACCGCCGCGCAGATGCGCGGAGATCATCCGGTTGACCAGGGTAATGCCGTCCAGATCCAGGTTGGCGTAGGGCTCGTCCAGCAGCCACAGCGGGGCCGGCGACAGCCACAACCGCGCCAGCGCCAAGCGCTTGCGTTGGCCGGCCGACAATTGCCGCACCAGTGCATCTTCGTAACCGGCCAGGCCGACGATGGCCAGCGCACTGCCGGGCATCTGCTTGGCGCGGCGGCCATGCAATCCGCACAGAAAGTGCAGGTTCTCCAGCGTGCTGAGGTCGGCCTTCAGGCCCGGCAGGTGGCCCAGATAGGCCATGAAGCGGCTGCGGTCGCCGCGCCGCGCGGTCTTGCCGTCGATCAGGATCTGCCCACGCTCCACATGCAGCAAGCCGGCCAGCACCCGCAACAGCGTGGTCTTGCCGGCGCCGTTGTCGCCCTGCACCAGCAAGGCTTCGCCGGCATCGACATGGAAATCCAGCGGGCCGAACACCGGCTCCTCGTTGCGGCTGAAGGCCAGAGCGCGCGCGGCCAGCAGCGGTGGCGCAGTGTGCAGCGGTTCGATCATCGGCGCAGCGGGCTCCCGTCGCAGGACGGCATGGGGAAGGGCCGGGGCATGGCACGCTCCAGACTGGGCGCGCATTGTAGCGACGATGGCCCGGTGCCGGGGGCGCATGGGGCGGCCTGATGTGTCCGGGAACGCTGTTTTGCACCGGCCGGGCGCAACCGCCTGGCGGCTTTGCGTACACTCGCGGTCCCCCCGTTTCTTGTCCGGACCGGCACGATGCCCCTCACGACCAAGCTGCCCAAGGTGGGCACCACCATCTTCACCGTCATGTCGCAGCTGGCGGCCGAGCACGGCGCGGTGAATCTGGGCCAGGGTTTTCCCGATTTCGCGGTGCCGTCGCGGCTGGTCGAAGAGCTCGAGCGCGCCATGCGCGCCGGCCACAACCAGTACCCACCGATGACCGGCGTGGCGGCCTTGCGCCAGGCCATCGCCGGCAAGGCGCAGCGCTGCTATGGCGCGCAGGTCGATGCCGACAGCGAGATCACCGTCACCAGCGGCGCCACCGAAGCGATCTTCAACGCCATCCACGCGGTGGTGCGCGCAGGCGAGGAGGTCATCGTGCTGGACCCGGCCTACGATTGCTACGAGCCGGCGATCGATCTGGCCGGCGCGCGCGCGGTACACGTGGCGCTGGATCCGCAGACCTTCGCGGTCGATTGGCAGGCGCTGCGCGCCGCAATCACGCCGAAGACGCGTCTGCTGATGATCAACTCGCCGCACAACCCGTCCGGAGCGATGCTGTCTGCCGCCGACATGCAGACGCTGACCGAACTGCTGCGCGGCACCGAGATCTTCCTGCTCTCTGACGAGGTCTACGAACACATCGTGTTCGACGGCCGCCGTCACGAGTCGGTGTTGCGTTGGCCGGAGTTGCGCGAGCGCGCATTCGTGATTTCCAGCTTCGGCAAGACCTATCACTGCACCGGCTGGAAGATCGGCTATGCCATCGCACCGCCCGCACTGAGCGCCGAGTTCCGCAAGGTGCACCAGTACAACACCTTCACCAGCTTCGGCCCGGCCCAGCACGCGTTTGCCGCAATGATCCGCGACGAACCCGAACACGACGAGCAACTTGGCGCCTTCTATCAAGCCAAGCGCGACCGTTTCCGCGAGCAGCTGCTGACCACACGTCTGAAACCACTGCCGGTGCCTGGCGGCTATTTCCAGCTGGTGGATTATTCGGCCATTAGCGATCTGCCCGACACCGAGTTCGTGAAGTGGCTGACGGTGGAGAAGGGCGTGGCGGCGATTCCGCTCTCGCCGTTCTATGAAACCGCGCCCGCTGGTCAGCGTCTGGCACGGCTGTGCTTTGCCAAGAACGATGCGACGCTGGATGCGGCGATCGAGCGCTTGCAGAAGCTCTGAGGGGCTGGGAGTCGGGAATGGGGATTCGGGAATCGAAAAGGCGGTTGGTCGCTTTCGATCTGAATCCGCAGAAAGCCTGATGCCATGAAGCCGCACGAAAACTCGCCGTCCGATTCCCGAATCCCGATTCTCCATTCCCGAGCCTCAACCATGCACGACCTCCGCATCTCGCTTGTCCAGGGCGACACCCGCTGGCACGACCCGGCCGGCAATCGCGACTATTACGGCGCGCTGCTGGAGCCGTTGGCCGGGCAGACCGATCTGGTGATCCTGCCGGAGACCTTTACCAGCGGGTTTTCCAACGATGCCATCTTCAAGGCGGAAGGCATGGACGGCCCCACGGTGGCGTGGATCCGCGCGCAGGCCGCGCAGCTGGGTGCAGTCGTCACCGGCAGCGTGCAGGTGCGCACCGAACAGGGCGTGTTCAACCGCCTGCTATGGGCTACCCCGGATGGCGCGCTGCAGTACTACGACAAACGCCATCTGTTCCGCTTCGGCAACGAGCATCTGCGCTATGCCGCCGGGCGCGATCGCCTGACGGTGGAATGGAAGGGCTGGCGGATCAATCCACAGGTCTGCTACGACCTGCGTTTTCCGGTGTTCTGTCGCAATCGCTACGATGTCGAGCGGCCGGGCCAGATGGATTTCGATCTGCAATTGTTCGTGGCCAACTGGCCGTCTGCGCGCGCCTATGCGTGGAAGACGCTGCTGCGCGCGCGTGCGATCGAGAACCTGTGCTTTGTGGCGGCGGTCAACCGCGTCGGCATCGATGGCAATCAGCTGCACTACGCCGGCGATAGCGCAGTGATCGATTTCCTGGGCCAGCCGCAGGTGGAAATTCGCGAGCGGCCGCAAGTGGTCACCACCACCATCAGTGCGTCGGCGCTGGCCGAGCATCGCGCGCGCTTTCCGGCGATGCTGGATGCGGATACTTTTGGGATTAGGGATTAGGGATTAGGGATTCGCAACTGCGGGCATGCTGCTGCCTGCGCCAATGTCGCTTACGCCAATTCCGAATCCCGAATATCCAATCCCGAATCCCGGCTACTCAGCCAGCCGAATTTCATAAAGCTTCGGCCAATGCTTGCCGGTCACGAACAGGCGATCGTGCTTGGCGTCATAGGCGATGCCGTTGAGCACATCGTTGGCCGGATCCGTCAGTGTCTGGTCATCCGGCACCAGTGCCTTCAGATCGATCCAGCCGACCACTTTGCCGCTGGCCGGGTCGATGCGTGCGATGCGCGTGGTCAGCCAGACATTTGCCAACAACTCGCCCTTCACCCATTCCAGCTCGTTGAGGTTGTCCAGTGGCCTGCCGCTGGCGGTGACCTTGATACTGCCGACCTGCTGCAGCGTCTCCGGATCGAGGCGGCGGATGGTGGAGCTGCCATCGCTCATGTATAGGCTGCTGGCATCGCTGGTCAGCGCCCAGCCCTCGCCGGAATACGCAAAACGCGTACGCGGCGTGAGGGTGGCCAGGTCGTAGACAAAGCCCTGCTGATTGCGCCAGGTCAGTTGAATCAGCGTGTCGCGCCAGGCCACGATGCCTTCGCCGAAGTAGGGCGGCGGTGTCGTGGCTTGCTGCAATACGCGGCCGGTGTGCAGCTCGACCTTGCGTACGCTGGAACGGCCAAGTTCCCCGGTGCTTTCGTACAGATACCCGTCCAGATAGAACAGGCCCTCGGTGAACGCGCCGGTGTCGTGCGGATAGGTCTTCACCACGGTGTAGCGCTGGGTCGGAATGGCCTCGCCGGCAATGGCCACAGACGGCAACAGCAGGGCGGTCAGCAGGATGAGGTGAGCGGTACGCAACATGCCGCAATCATCCCATGCGCAAGGCGATTCCTGCAGCAGCGGGCATGCCCGGTGGCAGTGGCAATCATTCGCTGAACGGTCGCCTGTGCGATGCCCGGAGGTTGTCGCGACTGCCACGCCCGCGCTGCTAGGCTCAGCGCCACGTTCATCGACCGGAATGCCCACATGATCAAGTCGCTTTCTCTGTTCGCGCTGCTGGGCGCTGCCGCACTCGCACCGCAGGCCCAGGCTGCAGGCAACATCGACTGCAAACTGTCGTTCAATCTGGAAGGCTGGTCGGTGTTCTACAAGACCGCCAGCGGCACCGGCACCATCACCTGCGACAACGGCGCGGTGATTCCGGTCAAGATTTCCAGCAAGGGCGGTGGCCTGACGGTTGGCAAGTCCAAGATCACCGGCGGCCGCGGCACCTTCAGCGGCGCCTACAGCCTCAATGATCTGCTCGGCACCTACGCAGCTGCCGAAGCGCATGCCGGCATCGTCAAATCCAGCACCGCACAGGTCGTCACCAAGGGCGACATTTCGCTGGCTCTGGCCGGAACGGGCGAGGGCGTGGATCTGGGCGTCAATGTAGGCAACTTCGTGATCGAGCGTCGCAAGTAAGAAGCAGCAGATCGCGCTGAAGACGGCACTGAACAAGCGCATCGGATGGCCGTGCAACACGCACTGCTCGTAACTACGCATACCGACCATCTCGACCGGTCCTTGCCCGCCCACCGTCGCGGGACCTTACGCGGCATGGATGCCGCGTAAGAGCCTACACGGACGTACTTGCGGCGTGTCCTGCGATGGTGGGCGGGCAAGGACCCTGCAGCCAAGCCGCAGATCACTTGTTGGCCGCGCTAAAGCTGCCTCGCGTGCCGGTTCGCTGGTGCGAGCCACAGTTAATATTTTTGCGCTTACTTCGATGTATAGCGTGATTCAAGCAGACATGATCCAAGCGAAAACGAAAAACGGCCCTTCGCAGGGCCGTTTTTTTTATTGCGCGTCTTGTAGCTTAGCGACCGCGATTGCCGCCACCTGGTGGCCGACGGTTGCCGCCACCCGGCGGACGACCACCCGGACCACCTGGGCCACGTGGAGCGCCGCCCGGACCACCGGGACCGCGATTACCGCCCGGTCCACGGTTGCCGCCGGGGCCGCCTGCACGTGCGCCGGTCGGGCGACCCGCTGCCGGACGTGCCGCGCCATACGGGCTGAAACCCGGGTTGGCGTGGTCGGACGGGAAGCTCGGTGCGTTGCCCGGGTGGCCGTACGGATGCTTGCGCTGACCCTGGCCTTGACCCTGCGACTGGCCTTGTCCACCGCCGCCGCCAGCACCGCCACGGCCCCCCTGACCCTGACCTTGGCCGCCTGCACCCGGACGCGCACCGCCCGGACCCTTCTTGGCGTACGGACGTGCCTGGCCGGTGCCGGGACCGCTGGGGCCGGCGTTGCGGTGGCCGCTCGGGCCAGTGCTCACGCCATCGGGCACATACCAGCTGCGGAACGCGGCCGGGTTGCCGTCCGGCAACGCGCGGTCGCCCTTGCCGGGCGCGCGCGGCTTGAACGGGCGCTGCTGCGACTGCCGCGCGGCCGCTTCGCCGCTGACTGTGAGGCCACCCTTGAAACCGCCGGGCTTGCCGCGACCACGGCCGCCACGATCGTCACGCGGGTTATCGAAACGACGCAGCTCGCGGCCTTCATCGGCGCCGGAGGTCTGGCCGTTGACGTAGGCGTTGCTGCGACCATCGCGCGAGACGTGCACGGTGGATTTGGCCGCACGGCGCTG includes:
- a CDS encoding tetratricopeptide repeat protein, with product MVGFVVAVVLLALLAFGVALRPLWRQTRGLATSVAVLLLAASAALYWLVGTPSAIEQPANRPATPRSLDEAIVQLRAALARNPDQAEGWVLLGRSLSSQQQFAQARDAFARAVALRPDEPDVLVAAAQSRMLADDSGRPDPQAMRLLEHALAVQPDHQRARWFLGVVQRQAGQPAKASETWTPLLAVVDASTRPGLLEQINAARQEASLAPIQAPAVPATNTTSGKRIQVRVTLDAEFAKRAGLPGDTSVFVIARAAETPMPVAVEKHALSELPLTITLDDGDSPMPTRTLASLDKVQVLARLSRSGNAMRQTDDVESAPVMVALPADAPVELVIGR
- a CDS encoding cytochrome c-type biogenesis protein, which codes for MMRAWLLTLLLLPWLALAQPVGDPAPLRYASAEEEARFHALTAELRCVQCQNQSLADSNAQIAQDLRREVLALMHEGRSDRQIRQFLVARYGEFVLYRPRVESRTWLLWFGPLLVLLLGGGAVVFVVRRRSVAAPALPADEQEW
- a CDS encoding DsbE family thiol:disulfide interchange protein, whose product is MVESRSPRLPTAVLVGAIVLLLALAALLVYAVVRSGQDDRDALPSALIGKPAPDFALPLLHDPSIVVHARELRGAPYIINVWGSWCPACREEHPVLSRFALTKRVRVIGYNWKDERTDALRWLEQLGNPYLLVVADKDGRTAIDFGIAAAPETFLVDGRGVVRWKYSGMLTQSIIDTQLIPALSKIERSPSAAPDLHTSR
- a CDS encoding heme lyase CcmF/NrfE family subunit; its protein translation is MLPELGTFLLILALLVALVQAALPLAGAQRGHSSWMAVARPAALVQLGLIAAAFALLMHAFLVQDFSVRYVAENSNSLLPVMYRYSAVWGAHEGSLLLWTLVLALWTGAVALWSRQLPAHVIARVLGVMALVSIGFLAFLLFTSNPFARLFPVPLEGADLNPLLQDPGLIIHPPMLYCGYVGFAVPFAFAIAALLEGRMDARWLRWTRPWTNVAWSMLTVGIALGSWWAYYELGWGGWWFWDPVENASFMPWLVGTALLHSQAVTEKRGNFASWTLLLAIAAFSLSLLGTFLVRSGVLTSVHSFAADPSRGLFILVFLLAVVGGSLVLYAIRAPRLSMVDDPRRAFAGSSRETLLLLNNLLLTCACAMVLLGTLYPLLADALGLGKLSVGPPYFGTLFLVLMAPLVALLPFGPLTRWQREQASRPLAMLAPWAGLAVAAGVLAWFAAPQGQLKAAIGVAGAVWVLLGTLRFLWTRRAAKGRKFTAEMLGMVLAHLGVAVFLAGALLVESLSLQREVALAPGEQMQIGRYALHFDHVEELRGPNYVSDRANLQVFKDDAPVGMLHAEKRRYASGGQTLTEAAIRPGPFGDLYVALGEPLGNQAWAVRVHLKPFVRWIWLGALLMALGGLVTAADRRFRRSSEIQDG
- the ccmE gene encoding cytochrome c maturation protein CcmE encodes the protein MNPQRRRRMWLVIALVLAGGLATTLVAMALQRNVAYLYTPSEVLRGDAGDHARFRLGGMVEKGSFKRASGSLEAQFRVTDGDAQLQVRYDRILPDLFREGQAVVATGRMQQGVFVAEDILAKHDETYMPKEVADKMGSAHRKHDVPAAADQAGGLR
- a CDS encoding heme exporter protein CcmD produces the protein MSYLPYVIAAYAVFVLVLLWDLIAGRWQVRRALKIAQARRLRERKRAAVPTDAELIR
- the ccmC gene encoding heme ABC transporter permease CcmC, whose protein sequence is MNVVVHWFHQLASPPIFDRFTARWAPWCYALAAVLLGLGIWQALFAVPADYQQGDSFRILYIHVPSAWMSLFVFGLMAVYAAIALIWRIKICEILAMACAPIGAAFTVITLLTGSIWGKPMWGAWWDWDPRLTTELILLFLYLGVIGLYHAIDDRRQAARAAALLAIVGVALLPVIRYSVVWWNSLHQGQSIRLLGPSTIDASMLLPLWLMVIGTKFWFAGSLLTRARADNLRREAGKAWIVRDAPEGAA
- the ccmB gene encoding heme exporter protein CcmB yields the protein MSLHSPQPSLWQAARALLSRDLQLLWRRRSDALQPALFALLIVVLFALGLGGRPDLLAQAAPAVLWLSVLLAGLLSLDALFRSDVEDGSMEQWLLAPVPLAWLIAVRVLLHWATSALPLIAVTPLLGELLHLPHDQLPVLLASLALGTPLLSLLGAVVAALTVTMKRSGILVALLALPLYVPVLVFGAGSVAASGQGQDAVGALLLLGAGLVIGVVLAPLAAAAAIRISLS
- the ccmA gene encoding heme ABC exporter ATP-binding protein CcmA, whose amino-acid sequence is MIEPLHTAPPLLAARALAFSRNEEPVFGPLDFHVDAGEALLVQGDNGAGKTTLLRVLAGLLHVERGQILIDGKTARRGDRSRFMAYLGHLPGLKADLSTLENLHFLCGLHGRRAKQMPGSALAIVGLAGYEDALVRQLSAGQRKRLALARLWLSPAPLWLLDEPYANLDLDGITLVNRMISAHLRGGGAALVTTHGAYAAPPVRTRMLTLEAAA
- a CDS encoding pyridoxal phosphate-dependent aminotransferase; translated protein: MPLTTKLPKVGTTIFTVMSQLAAEHGAVNLGQGFPDFAVPSRLVEELERAMRAGHNQYPPMTGVAALRQAIAGKAQRCYGAQVDADSEITVTSGATEAIFNAIHAVVRAGEEVIVLDPAYDCYEPAIDLAGARAVHVALDPQTFAVDWQALRAAITPKTRLLMINSPHNPSGAMLSAADMQTLTELLRGTEIFLLSDEVYEHIVFDGRRHESVLRWPELRERAFVISSFGKTYHCTGWKIGYAIAPPALSAEFRKVHQYNTFTSFGPAQHAFAAMIRDEPEHDEQLGAFYQAKRDRFREQLLTTRLKPLPVPGGYFQLVDYSAISDLPDTEFVKWLTVEKGVAAIPLSPFYETAPAGQRLARLCFAKNDATLDAAIERLQKL
- a CDS encoding amidohydrolase; its protein translation is MHDLRISLVQGDTRWHDPAGNRDYYGALLEPLAGQTDLVILPETFTSGFSNDAIFKAEGMDGPTVAWIRAQAAQLGAVVTGSVQVRTEQGVFNRLLWATPDGALQYYDKRHLFRFGNEHLRYAAGRDRLTVEWKGWRINPQVCYDLRFPVFCRNRYDVERPGQMDFDLQLFVANWPSARAYAWKTLLRARAIENLCFVAAVNRVGIDGNQLHYAGDSAVIDFLGQPQVEIRERPQVVTTTISASALAEHRARFPAMLDADTFGIRD
- a CDS encoding glutaminyl-peptide cyclotransferase is translated as MLRTAHLILLTALLLPSVAIAGEAIPTQRYTVVKTYPHDTGAFTEGLFYLDGYLYESTGELGRSSVRKVELHTGRVLQQATTPPPYFGEGIVAWRDTLIQLTWRNQQGFVYDLATLTPRTRFAYSGEGWALTSDASSLYMSDGSSTIRRLDPETLQQVGSIKVTASGRPLDNLNELEWVKGELLANVWLTTRIARIDPASGKVVGWIDLKALVPDDQTLTDPANDVLNGIAYDAKHDRLFVTGKHWPKLYEIRLAE